A window of the Thermus thermamylovorans genome harbors these coding sequences:
- a CDS encoding DegV family protein has translation MKVALVTDSTADLPKPLRERLGVRVVPLYVNLGGKVYRDWEEITPGEIFQKVRQGEAFPTTSQPSPEDFLKTYQEALQEADHVLSVHISSKLSGTVQSAELAAQGFPGRVTVLDSQAASLGLGMMVLRAHELLAEGQGLEEVLGELKRIRQDHFVRFSVATLEFLKRGGRIGGAQALLGTLLGIKPILTLKEGRVEAVGRARGERKAKEEILKDFRAWAEAKGRIRLFFVYSADPGAVRELKEMVLATGFPVEEALVSELGAVIGSHTGPGTYGFYAYSL, from the coding sequence ATGAAGGTAGCCCTGGTGACCGACTCCACCGCCGACCTGCCCAAGCCCCTGCGGGAACGCCTGGGGGTGCGGGTGGTCCCCCTTTACGTGAACCTGGGGGGCAAGGTGTACCGGGACTGGGAGGAGATCACCCCGGGGGAGATCTTCCAGAAGGTGCGGCAGGGAGAGGCCTTCCCCACCACCAGCCAGCCCTCCCCCGAGGACTTCCTGAAAACCTACCAAGAGGCTCTGCAAGAGGCGGACCACGTGCTCTCGGTGCACATCTCCAGCAAGCTCTCGGGCACGGTGCAGTCGGCGGAGCTGGCGGCCCAGGGCTTCCCCGGCCGCGTCACCGTCCTGGACAGCCAGGCGGCCTCCCTGGGCCTCGGCATGATGGTCCTGCGGGCCCACGAGCTCCTCGCCGAGGGCCAAGGCCTGGAGGAGGTGCTTGGGGAGCTAAAGCGCATCCGCCAGGACCACTTCGTGCGCTTCAGCGTGGCCACCTTGGAGTTTTTGAAGCGTGGGGGACGCATCGGCGGCGCCCAGGCCCTTTTGGGCACCCTCCTCGGCATCAAACCCATCCTCACCCTCAAGGAAGGACGGGTGGAGGCGGTGGGAAGGGCCCGGGGTGAGAGGAAGGCCAAAGAGGAGATCCTCAAGGACTTCCGCGCCTGGGCTGAGGCCAAGGGGCGCATCCGTCTCTTCTTCGTCTACAGCGCAGATCCGGGGGCGGTGCGGGAACTCAAGGAGATGGTCTTGGCCACCGGCTTCCCGGTGGAGGAGGCCCTCGTGAGCGAGCTCGGGGCGGTGATCGGGAGCCATACCGGCCCCGGCACCTACGGGTTTTATGCCTACAGCCTCTAG
- a CDS encoding GbsR/MarR family transcriptional regulator, which produces MDPALKRWVEETALLFEAAGLPRMAGRVLAFLLVAEPAEQSAKEMGEALSASKGALSGALNLLTRLQLVERLRRPGERADRYAVRPGAWRRLLLEKARALSLYREQAEKGLALVGEAKGERLREMRELYAFFERELPKLLERFSEGG; this is translated from the coding sequence ATGGACCCCGCCCTGAAGCGGTGGGTGGAGGAGACCGCCCTCCTCTTTGAGGCGGCGGGCCTTCCCCGGATGGCGGGCCGGGTTCTGGCCTTTCTCCTGGTGGCCGAGCCGGCGGAACAGAGCGCCAAGGAGATGGGGGAGGCCCTTTCCGCCAGCAAGGGGGCCTTGAGCGGCGCCCTGAACCTCCTCACCCGGTTGCAGCTGGTGGAGCGCCTGCGCCGCCCGGGGGAGCGGGCGGACCGGTACGCCGTGCGCCCGGGGGCCTGGCGGCGGCTCCTTTTGGAAAAGGCCAGGGCCCTTTCCCTTTACCGGGAGCAGGCGGAAAAGGGCCTGGCCCTGGTGGGGGAGGCCAAGGGGGAGAGGCTTCGGGAGATGCGGGAGCTTTACGCCTTTTTTGAGCGGGAACTTCCCAAGCTCCTGGAGAGGTTTTCGGAGGGGGGATGA
- a CDS encoding outer membrane lipoprotein-sorting protein, whose translation MGRMAFTVLLLAALALAQSPLEKLKLALDRLRGPAHEGIYLLQVERPGSVRTYRLKVYTDGRRAHLRVLEPRSEAGQAFLSLGEDLYLYDPRLGRTLRLPPTGRGERFLGSDLTYQDLVGRDLEELFQVAEVQGVLVLSPKPGAPTPYGKVEVYLKEGLIERILFYDQRNQAVRELGLSAYQRLDGAYLPREMALRDLQRPGYRTFLRILEVQVGPVPEGCFNPLYLERGC comes from the coding sequence ATGGGAAGGATGGCCTTTACGGTTCTGCTCCTCGCCGCCTTGGCCCTGGCGCAAAGCCCCTTGGAGAAGCTGAAGCTGGCCCTGGACCGCCTGCGGGGACCGGCCCATGAGGGCATCTACCTCCTGCAGGTGGAAAGGCCTGGCTCCGTGCGCACCTACCGGCTCAAGGTCTACACCGACGGCCGCCGGGCCCATCTCCGGGTCCTGGAGCCCAGGAGCGAGGCGGGCCAGGCCTTCCTCTCCCTGGGGGAGGACCTTTACCTCTACGACCCCCGCCTGGGGCGGACCTTGCGCCTGCCCCCCACGGGCCGGGGAGAGCGCTTCTTGGGTTCGGACCTCACCTACCAGGACCTCGTGGGCCGGGATTTGGAGGAGCTTTTTCAGGTGGCCGAGGTCCAGGGGGTCTTGGTGCTCAGCCCCAAACCGGGGGCCCCCACCCCTTACGGCAAGGTGGAGGTGTACCTCAAGGAGGGCCTGATCGAGCGCATCCTCTTCTACGATCAGCGCAACCAGGCGGTGCGGGAGCTGGGGCTTTCCGCCTACCAGCGTCTGGACGGGGCCTACCTCCCCCGGGAGATGGCGCTCAGGGACCTGCAGAGGCCAGGGTACCGCACCTTCTTGCGCATCCTCGAGGTGCAGGTGGGGCCCGTGCCAGAAGGCTGCTTCAACCCCCTCTACCTGGAAAGGGGGTGCTAG
- a CDS encoding ABC transporter ATP-binding protein has product MPIIEAKGVRKVYRGDGVATEALRGVDLVVEAGEFAALVGPSGSGKSTLLHLLAGLDLPTEGEVWVGGVPLSRLSRGERARFRLERVGLVFQAYNLLPVLTALENAAFVLELRGLPRSERERRAREALAALGLEDKVGRFPRQLSGGEQQRVAVARALAAEPLIVLADEPTANLDSQNGLALIERMKALNEEKGVTFLFSTHDPRLLEHVKRIVRLEDGRIVGEERR; this is encoded by the coding sequence ATGCCCATCATCGAGGCCAAGGGCGTGCGCAAGGTCTACCGGGGGGATGGGGTGGCGACGGAAGCCCTGCGGGGCGTGGACCTGGTGGTGGAGGCGGGAGAGTTTGCCGCCCTGGTGGGGCCTTCGGGAAGCGGGAAGAGCACGCTCCTGCACCTTCTGGCGGGGCTGGACCTGCCCACGGAGGGGGAGGTCTGGGTGGGGGGAGTGCCCCTTTCCCGGCTTTCCCGGGGGGAAAGGGCCCGCTTCCGCCTGGAGAGGGTGGGCCTGGTCTTCCAGGCCTACAACCTCCTCCCCGTCCTCACCGCTTTGGAGAACGCCGCTTTCGTGCTGGAGCTTCGGGGCCTGCCCCGAAGCGAGCGCGAACGGAGGGCGCGGGAGGCCCTGGCGGCCCTGGGCCTGGAGGACAAGGTGGGCCGCTTCCCCCGGCAGCTTTCGGGGGGCGAGCAACAACGGGTGGCGGTGGCCCGGGCCCTGGCCGCCGAGCCCCTCATCGTCCTGGCGGACGAGCCCACCGCTAACCTGGACTCCCAAAACGGCCTCGCCCTCATTGAGCGCATGAAGGCCCTGAACGAGGAAAAAGGGGTCACCTTCCTCTTCTCCACCCACGACCCCAGGCTTTTGGAGCACGTGAAGCGCATCGTGCGCCTGGAGGACGGGCGCATCGTGGGGGAGGAGCGGCGCTAA
- a CDS encoding ABC transporter permease: MLRLAWRNLLRTPGRSLVTGGVVALVVFLSLLFLSVYGGAFDAFFQLLLERTGHLVVRVEGYKGKEDLESLAFVPPELPLPPGARVEGVLEGGALLLAHERSRAVVLTGLEPLGLARQESLLAAGRLPQAQGEALLGEALARALKVGLGDEVVAYAPGSLGLGVYAFRVVGLLDLPETHLEARTLLVPLADAQVLLAPGRVTRLEVRLPGLGLYDLKPLEEVKAALMPHLPGLVAETWLEANPAYAAILPLYDAVMGIYVGFFFLLGGLILLNALYLSLVERVREFGLLAALGLTGRRLMALVFWESLLLVGVAALGGMGAGLLVHLELADGFRLPLPGWILEQYREFGLPEVLYGRLGVKEVLLTLGYAVGTGLLAALWPGWLASRLEPVEAMRYVP, translated from the coding sequence GTGCTGAGGCTGGCCTGGAGAAACCTTCTCAGGACCCCGGGGCGGAGCTTGGTCACGGGGGGGGTGGTGGCCCTGGTGGTCTTCCTCTCCCTGCTCTTCCTCTCGGTCTACGGGGGGGCGTTTGACGCCTTCTTCCAGCTTCTCCTGGAGCGCACCGGGCACCTGGTGGTCCGGGTGGAGGGGTACAAGGGGAAGGAGGATCTGGAGAGCCTGGCCTTTGTCCCGCCCGAGCTCCCCCTGCCCCCTGGGGCCAGGGTAGAGGGTGTGCTGGAGGGCGGGGCCCTTCTCCTTGCGCACGAGCGGAGCCGGGCGGTGGTCCTAACGGGTCTGGAGCCTTTGGGCCTGGCCCGGCAGGAGAGCCTCCTCGCGGCAGGCCGCCTGCCGCAGGCGCAGGGGGAGGCCCTTTTGGGGGAGGCCTTGGCCCGGGCCCTCAAGGTGGGGTTGGGGGACGAGGTGGTGGCCTACGCCCCTGGGAGCCTGGGCCTTGGGGTGTACGCCTTCCGGGTGGTGGGGCTTTTGGACCTGCCGGAAACCCACCTCGAGGCCCGCACCCTCCTCGTCCCCCTGGCCGACGCCCAGGTCCTCTTGGCCCCCGGCCGGGTGACCCGGCTGGAGGTGCGGCTTCCGGGCCTCGGGCTTTACGACCTCAAGCCCTTGGAGGAGGTCAAGGCCGCCCTGATGCCCCACCTCCCGGGCCTGGTGGCCGAAACCTGGCTGGAGGCCAACCCCGCTTACGCCGCCATCCTGCCCCTTTACGACGCGGTGATGGGCATCTATGTGGGCTTCTTCTTCCTCCTGGGTGGGCTCATCCTCCTCAATGCCCTCTACCTCTCCTTGGTGGAAAGGGTGCGGGAGTTTGGGCTTTTGGCCGCCTTGGGCCTCACCGGGAGGCGGCTTATGGCCTTGGTCTTCTGGGAGAGCCTTCTCCTGGTGGGGGTGGCGGCCCTGGGGGGGATGGGGGCGGGGCTCCTTGTGCACCTGGAGCTGGCCGATGGTTTCCGCCTGCCCCTGCCGGGGTGGATCCTGGAGCAGTACCGGGAGTTCGGCCTGCCGGAGGTGCTCTACGGGCGGCTTGGCGTAAAGGAGGTTCTCCTCACCCTGGGGTACGCGGTGGGGACAGGTCTTCTGGCGGCGCTATGGCCGGGGTGGCTGGCCTCGAGGCTGGAGCCCGTGGAGGCCATGCGCTACGTGCCATAG
- the serA gene encoding phosphoglycerate dehydrogenase yields MWRILVSDEMRLGNLRYPGVLLDYRPGIGREELLEVIPAYDALITRSRTQVDAELLRQGKRLKVVGRGGVGVDNVDLEAASRLGILVVNVPEANTRSAAELAFGLLLAAARGIALSDRKVRAGEWDRKFLGLELKGKTLGIVGLGRIGGQVARFAKGFEMRVLAYDPYIPRTRAESLGVELLEDLSDLLRQSHFLTVHTPLTEETRGMIGRRELYLLPRGAVVVNAARGGIVDERALLEVLEEGHLFAAGLDVFAEEPPSKDHPLLRHPRVVLTAHLGANTLEAQDRVGEAVLERVVRTLEGDLSYALNTGFDPEALEALRGFLPLGEALGKLLAQITRGRPEVLEVGFLGQFEKDPEPVASAVAKGFLSRVLGGEAVNLVSARPLLKDRGIRLVTRKEEQAGEYMRLLEVRLATDQEERRARGVVMAGRPRLVGIDDYALEVVPEGYMLVCTNYDRPGVVGQVGTLLGEAGVNIAGMQLGRDMPGGRALFVLTVDQKPSPEVLEALRALPVLERVDLAEL; encoded by the coding sequence ATGTGGCGGATCCTGGTGTCCGACGAGATGCGGCTGGGGAACCTCAGGTACCCGGGGGTGCTTTTGGACTACCGACCCGGCATCGGGCGGGAGGAGCTCTTGGAGGTCATCCCCGCCTACGACGCCCTCATCACCAGGAGCCGCACCCAGGTGGACGCGGAGCTCTTAAGGCAGGGCAAGCGGCTCAAGGTGGTGGGCCGGGGCGGGGTGGGGGTGGACAACGTGGACCTCGAGGCGGCCAGCCGCCTGGGCATCCTGGTGGTGAACGTGCCCGAGGCCAACACCCGCTCGGCGGCGGAGCTGGCCTTCGGCCTCCTCCTGGCCGCGGCCCGGGGGATCGCCCTCTCCGACCGCAAGGTGCGCGCGGGGGAGTGGGACCGGAAGTTTTTGGGCCTGGAGCTCAAGGGCAAGACCTTGGGGATCGTGGGCCTGGGGCGGATCGGGGGCCAGGTGGCCCGCTTCGCCAAGGGGTTTGAGATGCGGGTCCTGGCCTACGACCCCTACATCCCCCGCACCCGGGCGGAAAGCCTGGGGGTGGAGCTTTTGGAGGACCTTTCCGACCTCCTCCGCCAGAGCCACTTCCTCACCGTCCACACCCCCCTCACCGAGGAGACCCGGGGGATGATCGGCCGCAGGGAGCTCTACCTCCTCCCCCGGGGGGCGGTGGTGGTGAACGCCGCCCGAGGGGGGATCGTGGACGAGCGGGCCCTCCTGGAGGTCCTGGAGGAGGGCCACCTCTTCGCCGCCGGGCTGGACGTTTTCGCCGAGGAGCCCCCCTCCAAGGACCACCCCCTCCTCCGCCACCCCAGGGTGGTCCTCACCGCCCACCTGGGGGCGAACACCCTCGAGGCCCAGGACCGGGTGGGGGAGGCGGTCTTGGAGCGGGTGGTGCGCACCCTGGAGGGGGACCTCTCCTACGCCCTGAACACCGGCTTTGACCCCGAGGCCCTGGAGGCCCTGAGGGGCTTCCTGCCCCTGGGGGAGGCGTTGGGGAAGCTTCTGGCCCAGATCACCCGGGGCCGGCCCGAGGTCTTGGAGGTGGGCTTCCTAGGCCAGTTCGAGAAGGACCCCGAGCCCGTGGCCAGCGCCGTGGCCAAGGGCTTCCTCTCCCGGGTGCTGGGGGGAGAGGCGGTGAACCTGGTCTCCGCCCGGCCCCTCCTCAAGGACCGGGGCATCCGCCTGGTCACCCGCAAGGAGGAGCAGGCGGGGGAGTACATGAGGCTTCTGGAGGTGCGCCTGGCCACCGACCAGGAGGAGCGCCGGGCCCGGGGGGTGGTGATGGCGGGCAGGCCCCGGCTGGTGGGCATCGACGACTACGCCCTGGAGGTGGTCCCCGAGGGGTACATGCTGGTCTGCACCAACTACGACCGCCCCGGGGTGGTGGGCCAGGTGGGGACCCTCCTGGGGGAAGCCGGCGTCAACATCGCCGGGATGCAGCTGGGCCGGGACATGCCCGGGGGGCGGGCCCTCTTTGTGCTCACCGTGGACCAGAAGCCCAGCCCAGAGGTGCTGGAGGCCCTGAGGGCCCTCCCGGTTCTGGAGCGGGTGGACCTGGCGGAGCTCTAG
- a CDS encoding ABC transporter permease, with protein sequence MSLLRLAWRNVLRQKRRTALLSLVVVYVTVAVLFMFGFLDGYGESLVEAYAEYVEAPVVVAREVWWQDPDPENGFRELPAVAHPLVQAATPRLSLYALLRSPYRMQGGVVLGVDPQGEKVLSRVPFRVGEGRWLQGPGEVVLGHRLAERLDVRVGERLVVETGKEALGLLVVGLVRSGVGNVDFGGVYLHLEDARKLSGGRVGATYLALKVPRGKEEGVAKALNQVLPEGLRAKAVWELMGPIRADYEGSRLFYVPLLGLFMLLAAVAVVSTTYVSVRERLREFAVAESLGLSPARLAGQVALEAALASGLGLLAGLLLGYALLGYTSTHDVFGPLMRLSVELLPEAGLSEHLYTSSRPIYALYASLLVAVSALLALLFPGRLVLRLDPSRYVKGE encoded by the coding sequence ATGAGCCTACTCAGGCTAGCCTGGCGCAACGTGCTCCGGCAAAAGCGGCGCACGGCCCTGCTGTCCCTGGTGGTGGTCTACGTGACCGTGGCTGTGCTCTTCATGTTTGGCTTCCTGGACGGCTACGGGGAAAGCCTGGTGGAGGCTTATGCCGAGTACGTGGAGGCCCCGGTGGTGGTGGCCCGGGAGGTTTGGTGGCAGGACCCAGACCCGGAAAACGGCTTCCGAGAGCTGCCGGCGGTGGCCCACCCTCTGGTGCAGGCGGCCACGCCCAGGCTTTCCCTTTACGCCCTCCTCCGCTCCCCCTACCGGATGCAGGGGGGCGTGGTCCTGGGGGTGGACCCCCAAGGGGAAAAGGTCCTTTCCCGCGTGCCCTTCAGGGTGGGGGAGGGGCGGTGGCTTCAGGGGCCGGGGGAGGTGGTCCTGGGCCACCGCCTGGCGGAGCGGCTGGACGTGCGGGTGGGGGAGAGGTTGGTGGTGGAGACGGGGAAGGAGGCCCTGGGCCTTTTGGTGGTGGGCCTCGTGAGGTCCGGGGTGGGGAACGTGGACTTCGGTGGGGTTTACCTGCACCTGGAGGACGCCAGGAAGCTTTCCGGGGGGAGGGTGGGGGCCACCTACCTGGCCCTGAAGGTGCCCCGGGGGAAGGAGGAGGGGGTGGCGAAGGCCCTGAACCAGGTTTTGCCGGAGGGGCTTCGCGCCAAGGCGGTTTGGGAGCTCATGGGCCCCATCCGGGCGGACTACGAGGGAAGCCGCCTTTTCTACGTGCCCTTGTTGGGCCTTTTCATGCTCCTGGCGGCGGTGGCGGTGGTGAGCACCACCTACGTGAGCGTGCGGGAAAGGCTCAGAGAGTTTGCCGTGGCGGAGAGCCTGGGCCTTAGCCCGGCCCGGTTGGCGGGGCAGGTGGCCCTCGAGGCGGCCCTGGCCAGCGGCCTGGGCCTTTTGGCCGGGCTCCTCCTGGGCTACGCCCTCCTCGGGTACACCTCCACCCACGACGTCTTCGGCCCCCTCATGCGCCTTTCCGTAGAGCTGTTGCCCGAGGCGGGCCTTTCCGAGCACCTCTACACCTCCTCAAGGCCCATCTACGCCCTTTACGCCAGCCTCCTGGTGGCGGTTTCCGCCCTCTTGGCCCTGCTCTTTCCGGGAAGGCTGGTCCTGCGCCTTGACCCCTCCCGGTACGTGAAGGGGGAGTGA